The following coding sequences lie in one Candidatus Promineifilum breve genomic window:
- a CDS encoding pentapeptide repeat-containing protein has product MEDKVNWTETRELLIAAGIAAGLPTQWLPAIDLSGANLSGANLSGANLSGANLSGADLSRADLSGANLSGANLSGANLSGADLSRADLSGADLSEADLSGAGLRWANLSGANLSGANLSGATGNFTVGYFGRQHAVAAGGFISIGCEHHTYDVWLAEYEAIGRQRGYSDDEIADYGVWIKLAVARQQRIEAGNK; this is encoded by the coding sequence ATGGAGGACAAAGTGAACTGGACAGAAACACGTGAATTACTGATTGCCGCCGGTATCGCCGCCGGGTTGCCGACCCAGTGGCTACCGGCAATCGACTTGAGCGGGGCCAACCTGAGCGGGGCCAACCTGAGCGGGGCCAACCTGAGCGGGGCCAACCTGAGCGGGGCCGACCTGAGCCGGGCCGACCTGAGCGGGGCCAACCTGAGCGGGGCCAACCTGAGCGGGGCCAACCTGAGCGGGGCCGACCTGAGCCGGGCCGACCTGAGCGGGGCCGACCTGAGCGAGGCCGACCTGAGCGGGGCCGGCCTGCGCTGGGCCAACCTGAGCGGGGCCAACCTGAGCGGGGCCAACCTGAGCGGGGCCACAGGAAATTTCACGGTGGGGTATTTCGGCCGGCAACACGCCGTAGCCGCCGGTGGATTCATTTCAATCGGCTGTGAACACCACACGTATGACGTGTGGCTAGCTGAGTACGAGGCTATCGGTCGACAGCGCGGCTACAGCGATGATGAGATCGCCGACTACGGCGTGTGGATCAAGTTGGCCGTTGCCCGCCAGCAGCGGATTGAGGCGGGAAACAAATGA